Part of the Oryzias melastigma strain HK-1 linkage group LG24, ASM292280v2, whole genome shotgun sequence genome, TCAGCCAGTAACTTCTGTTTCACATAACTTTACTTTTGATTCCCAAAAGTTTTAACCACAGAGCAGAATTTATGCTGGATGCAAGTGATTTGATTTCCTAATCGcttctttaatttgttcaaatgaATGCTGTAAATCGTAACTTTGTATGAACGTCATGTGAACATCATAAGTGGTGCTTCTGCAGCATAGCGTTACAGGACCGCATGAACAAGTAATCAACTGATTTCATAAAATTGAATCAGCATTTCACAGAAACCTCTTTCTTCCCTTTCATTTCAGTCGGCCAGCCGGATGGTGGGACTGTGGCTCCGAAAGAGGAGGCGCCAGAGAACATGGACACCCTCCCAGATGAAGTGACTCCCCAGCTGAATGGGGAGAAACTGGACAAGGAGTCCCCAGAGGCAAACAGTCTATCTTCCGTAGAAGTAAAGTCAACAGAGGAGAAAGGAGAGGACCCAGGTGAAGTTGGCTTCAAGAAAATCTTTACAATTGTGGGCTTGAAATTCACAGTTAAGAAGGATAAAAGTGAGGAAACAGACCCTGTGAAGCTGCTGACAGTTAAAGACAAAGACGGAGAGGAGGTCAGTGAAACGGACGAACCGACAAAGGAGAAGGAGACTGAAACCGAAGAGGAGGACAGCAAAACAGAGACAATGGAAACAGAAAAGGAGACATCAACATCTAAAGAACCAGAAAAGGCAGAAACTCCTGATGGTACTTCTGCTGAAGCGTCCATCGAAGGAGCCAAGGCAGAAGGAGCCAAGACAGAAGGAGCCAAGACAGAAGAAGTCGAGAAGGAAAGCGAAACCCCTCCCACACCAAAGGAGACCATTTCACCGTTCAGGAAGCTTTTCTTTGTTGGACTCTTTTCTAACCTTagaaagaaaagcagccttAGGAGgatgaaagaggaggaggaggcggcaAAGGCAAATGAGACAGCTGAAGCAAAAGAGGAAAATGATGTAAAGGAAGAGAAAACTAAGGAGGAGAACGCTGAGTCGGAGCAGGAAGTCAAGAGTGAGGCGTCGGCAACTCCTGTCGAGGAACAACTAGAGCCAAAAGAAGAGGCGACAACCCctccaaaagaagaaaagtccGACACAGCCGCAGAAGCTCCGGCTGAAACCTCGTCTCCCACAGATACTACTGATGAAAGCAAACCAGAGGACCAAAAGGCAGAAGCTGCAGCTAAAGACGAGGCAGCACCAGCAGAGGTGACCTCAGAGGCGGAGCTGCAATCCTCACAGGAGAAGACAAAGATTCACGGAAGTCCTCTGAAGAAACTCTTCACTGGAAGTGGCTTAAAGAAACTCTCAACAAAGAGACAGAAGAGCAAAAAAGATACTGGTGAACAACTTCAGTCCTCCACAGAGTCAGAAGAAGGTCCAAAAGCTGAAAGCGGGCCCTCTTCTCCTGAGAGCCCTGCAACCGGAGAGCCCGTCACAGAGGGTAATCAGAACGAGTCCAGCCAAGAAACTGAAGGTGAAGTTGCGTCCGACGGTGAGAAGAAAAAGGACAGTGTCATCGCCTCCTTTAGGAAGCTGGTAACTCCGAAGAAGCACGCGAAAAGATTATCTGACAGCGATGACGAAGCCACAAGTGACAAACCAGCCAAGTCAGCAACGCTGTCTTCTTCCGAGAGCGCTCCGTTAGCAGAAAAGGGTGATGAAGAGGAGACGAAGGAGGAAAAGGTCCCTGAAGAAGAGCCAAAGACCGACAACTCGGAGAAGCTAACCACCAGCACAGAAGAGGCCAAAAAGAAAATGGACACATCTGTTTCCTGGGAAGCTCTGATGTGTATGGGCGGACCCAAGAAGAGGACAAGGAAGACTTCTgattctgatgatgatgagaccaaagcagaagaagaagctccagcagcagcagaagcagcagaagaagaaggagggCAAGAGGAGAAAATCGAACCTGCTGCCGTCACTCCCCAAGAAACTGAGagtgaagcagcagctgctccagcaCCTGAGCCAGTAAGCGCCCCCCCAGTCAGAGAATCCCCCTGGGCCACATTGAAACGCTTAGTTGCATCAAAAAACAAGCCCAAAGTTGAGGTCAAGCCTGAGAGCTCCGCTGAACTAGTCCAACCAGAAGCTGAAGCACCAAAAGAGGAGTCCTCCTTCTCTTTGAAAAAGCTATTCCCTGGACGCAAGAAGAAAGTGGTTGAAAAGCCGCCCTCACCAGAGCAAGAGGAAGACTCTGAAACCCCAGCTGTGGTTCCTCTGTCAGAGTATGACGACCAAACTCCAGCAGAGCAGGTGTCACCAGAGGAGACAGCTGAAGTCCAGAACAAAGTCTCGGCAGAAGACAGAACTCCATCATGGATTCCAGCctctgttgaagatgctgacgATAGACGTGATCAGCTTAGTGACATCACAGAAGAGGCAGAGAACGCCGCCACGCCAAAGTCTATTGACACCGACAACACTGAGGATGACACCGACGACATAGTACCACCACCAAATCGAGGGAACATGGGACGCAGGCTGTCCACTGCCGAGGTGAAGCCGATCACTCCAGCCCCTGATGCCTCAACCTCTCCTGTTCCCAAGAGCCCAGAGACGGAGAGTGCAGTGGAAACGTTGGGTCGTATCAAGCCCCAGATCAGTGAAGTGCCATTCCAGACCTGTGTGACTGTTGAAGATCCACCAGTAAATGTAGCCACTGTTGCAATTGAACAAGAACCTGAAACAGATATTATAGAATCGAcgacaaaaacatttctggaggCACACAAGCGTAGTGATGCTACGGCCATCTGCATCGGCCTAGAGACGAAGGAGTCTGTGGATCCACCAGTGGAGGAGCCCGTAGAGCCCACTGTAGAGTCGGCACCGGCACTCAAAAGCGCTCAGACCACCGAGCTGGCTGTGCAAGAGAAGTCAGACGCTGTGGAGGAGGCAAGTGTCTCGGAAGACGCCGTGTTTAACGCTCACGTCCACCAAGTGCAAATCCTTGAGCTTGAGCGAGTTGCGGAAGACTTAGCCATCCAGGGTGCAGAGATTCAAGCCGCAAGAGAGAGCTTTGAATCAGAGATCGAGAAGATTGGAGTCGTCAGCATAGAAAACTCTGAGGTCATCCAGCCCGTCACGCTGAAGGAGAACTCCCCTAAAGCCGTGGCAGTCGATCCCATTTCACCCACCCTTGAAAGCACTCCCTGCTCCCAGAGCGCGGAAGTCTCTGAAGTAACCGTGGAAAGCAAGGAAAAGCATGTGAGCACAGAAAAGCTTTCTGCCACTGGAGAGAACACCCCCGTGAGGGCGATGCTCCAGGTCGTAGCGGGCGAGGCGACACCCAACAACCGAAAAGGGGGTGAAACAGCCATCACTGCCATTGTGCCGAGCGAGGAATCCGCCGTTATGATGGATACGGTTGTTCTTGTCGCCCCCGAGGAAAAAGCAACATCATCAGTGAGTAAAGCGTCAATGTCCGATACTTTTGTCTCAGCGAAAAAGATGTCAAGGAAAGTCAAAGAAGAGGTCCACCGGGACAAAGAGATAGAGAATCGAAGTGCGGAGATTGCCCAAACTGTCATTCAAGATGCTGTGGACAAAGTGTCAGAGGATGGGCCTACAGGGAATAACGCTGACAAGCCAGGAAGCCTCATTCCAACACCGGTTAAGGCAATAGCCACAACGGAGAAGGAGGTTGAGGTTGCAACCGAGCCAGTGGTCATCACAGACACTCCTTCTCctgttttgtgtaaaaaaacagtcaagaaAGCACCTGTGCAGCTTTGTGTCGCCACAGAGGTCACTGAAAGTATCCCGATTGAGGTGATTGAGACTCTTGAGGGGGAAAAGGGCGTAGGGAAGGAGAAGAAATTGGAAAAGCGATTGAAGACGGCTGAAATCAAAGTAAGTGAAGAAACTGTCGTAGAGGAAGAAGTTGGAGAGATTGGTGGAAAGAGAGAGAAGTCTAAGAAGGGTGATGGTGGAAAAACACAGCCTGAGGAAAAAAAGGCCATCCACATGCCGATCCAGGTGGTCCTGCAGGAAGCGGAGGAGGTCGAGGAGCCTCCAGTGGAAGTGGAAGTCACCTCCGAGCTGAACGGGGAGAGCAGCCCGTCTGCGAAGAACCCTCCGAGAATAAAAAAGCTGTCGTCGCTGTCAGAGGAACCTCAAGTACCGGGCTCAGAAGAAGCTGCCGGTTGCAACCAAGACACAGAAACAACAGGAAGCAAGTCCTCAGTCAAGTGTGCGGAAGTCATGGCGCAAGTGATCGAGGTGATCGAGGAAGCGGTGAAGGAGATTGAGCCTATGTCCACAGAGCTCACAGCAGCATCATGAGCAGGTGAGACATTTTCCAAACCACCATCtgagtatcttttttttttttttttttttaacatcagtgGGCCCAACATTTATTAGAGAGTAGGGGAGGGGATTTGCACACAGCCCAGatgaaaaagcttttgttcGGGCCTTGAGTAACCAGGTTACCTTTGATATCAAAGTAGGAATGCCGCCATTGACCCTGTCTTTGTAGGCCAGGGTCTTAAAGGAGAAGTGGTGTGCGAGGGGCAGATGAACTTGTGCTGAAAGGCTGATTATGATTCCTCTGCTCTCCTCCTGTTTTTCCTCCATCAGGGGCTCAGCATGGAGTCAGGAAAGCATGTCGGAATATGCATTTGTAAGATTAAATTACAGAGAGCTTCAAAGGggagaagttgttttttttcccccagtgtTGAGTGAGCCAAAAAGTGTGAGACGGTGAAAGTTTTCATGTGTTtggagcaggggtgtcaaactcaatcgcacaaggggccaaaaaccaaaacacaccttaggtcgcgggccgaacaggataaacatttaatggacactctgaaactacattttttaaattttcaaactgtatttttttagcataattatgaactagatatttaacattacctgcgataatacaagtgtgaatgctgtaagcttaatttggccactgaaaacgctagtgctgatagctgaagatgctaaaaattgattgctaaaaatgctgaagctgaaagaaaaggaaaaaaaaaaacttaggttagccaaaatgtcaaaatagcctaaaaaaaataaaaaagcttaaattagccaaaacagctagcatgtagctgaaaaaaatagctgaactccaaaatagccctaatttttttttagtaaatgccaaaatactccaaaaagctagctgaatgccaattttttaaactttaaaatcgtaactttttaacataattataaacaaataaggcaggaatattagtccagaataaatcaacttaaaccttaaataacttaaaatattttactctccataagaatatattttgttttgtttagagcTTGATAGGATCAAATAAAAGTagattctaactttttttttaacttgtctaatttgtccaacagctgagcaaacaggcgttgagagcctcttgtgttagaCACATTTTACTGTCACAGCAGGGGTCATTGATAGTCTGACTCGCAAAAGTGTAtgtttgtataaaccccttttgtattttatgctactttatttatattgattatgtttgtatctttcttttttgttggacTGGGCAGTAAAGAAGaagaggggggtgggggtggggttaaGGGGAGGGGAGTTTAAGTAGAGTATAATGAACATAAAATTACTTTCaaatattagtttattaattcaaaaattCTGTTGTAACTTGAAAAATTAACCTTTTGTGTTTGTTCGTTTTAGCTGGAGCTACAAGAGCGATGCCTGGGAGACCCACAGCCAAGACCAGGACGTGACTGATGTGGAGGAGAGCGTGAGAGGGACACGGAGCGAGCAACGTCCACGCCGCTCTCTCCCACCTGGACGAGCCACCGTCGTGACCTCACTCACACGCATGCCCTGCACCTCAGGAGCACCCCGCCTCGCTTCGGATCACTTTCGGTGTCTCAGAGACTCTgcgtttcaaaaaaaaaaagaaaaaaaaattctccacCCTGTTTCAGGGTGTGTGTGCAAAATAGTGTGGATTTTTACATACAGGAATGAGGTTTCAAGGGgcgaaaaaaatgtcttctactttgtatttatatttttgagtatCCAtcgacttttgtttttccttttattccaTCGGCAAATGTCCTAGTTTTCACTTTGCTGTAATCCGCCAggtatgtttttccttttttagtctATTAGCATTTAAGTGTCATGCACAGAAGCCTCTTAAAGGTTTATTGTAGGAGCCATTATTTAAGGGTTTGTAGCAAATAAGCCATGGTACAAGTGCGACTCTACAGGCAAAGAAATATCTCAAAATCGACAATTTTTGTAAGTCACCCTGACTAAACATGTAGATAAACAATCACTGCCTGAATTACTGTGAAAAAACTTTACTTCATGTCTCAATAAACTATTATGCTCATTAAGTTGTGGCAGAGGATTGTGGGAAATGTAGTGTTCGAAGAAACTATTAGAGATGtgcatttatgacacaaaatatAAAGCTTTTATTCACATTAGCTTGTAAAAAGAGGAGTTTAACACCCTCTGCTGTAGATGGAAAGGAGTGCACCCTTTAGGTGAATTTGGTGTAAAAGATTGCAACTTTTGTGCTCCTCAACCAACAGCCCCATTGCTCAGGTTGTTTTTCAGCTGGCACCAGAGAGGACGGAAACCAAGATGGTTCAGACAGGCACAAACTGCATGGTaccagaaataaatacaaaagctCATTTTGCTCTTGATTTAAAAGCCAAATCGAGTTAAAATTAATCAGGGAGCCATGGTCTTTCCATCGATCACAGGACAAGACATCAGTTGCATCCAATTAGTTTCCCCAAAGCTTCCACACAGCTCCTTCAATTCAGGCATCAAATCTTAGCT contains:
- the akap12b gene encoding A-kinase anchor protein 12b isoform X1, with the translated sequence MGAQGSAQRDGKSREDAPASAELSAEVPALQEKNGQISSMTSLNGPSEDSTMAEVGQPDGGTVAPKEEAPENMDTLPDEVTPQLNGEKLDKESPEANSLSSVEVKSTEEKGEDPGEVGFKKIFTIVGLKFTVKKDKSEETDPVKLLTVKDKDGEEVSETDEPTKEKETETEEEDSKTETMETEKETSTSKEPEKAETPDGTSAEASIEGAKAEGAKTEGAKTEEVEKESETPPTPKETISPFRKLFFVGLFSNLRKKSSLRRMKEEEEAAKANETAEAKEENDVKEEKTKEENAESEQEVKSEASATPVEEQLEPKEEATTPPKEEKSDTAAEAPAETSSPTDTTDESKPEDQKAEAAAKDEAAPAEVTSEAELQSSQEKTKIHGSPLKKLFTGSGLKKLSTKRQKSKKDTGEQLQSSTESEEGPKAESGPSSPESPATGEPVTEGNQNESSQETEGEVASDGEKKKDSVIASFRKLVTPKKHAKRLSDSDDEATSDKPAKSATLSSSESAPLAEKGDEEETKEEKVPEEEPKTDNSEKLTTSTEEAKKKMDTSVSWEALMCMGGPKKRTRKTSDSDDDETKAEEEAPAAAEAAEEEGGQEEKIEPAAVTPQETESEAAAAPAPEPVSAPPVRESPWATLKRLVASKNKPKVEVKPESSAELVQPEAEAPKEESSFSLKKLFPGRKKKVVEKPPSPEQEEDSETPAVVPLSEYDDQTPAEQVSPEETAEVQNKVSAEDRTPSWIPASVEDADDRRDQLSDITEEAENAATPKSIDTDNTEDDTDDIVPPPNRGNMGRRLSTAEVKPITPAPDASTSPVPKSPETESAVETLGRIKPQISEVPFQTCVTVEDPPVNVATVAIEQEPETDIIESTTKTFLEAHKRSDATAICIGLETKESVDPPVEEPVEPTVESAPALKSAQTTELAVQEKSDAVEEASVSEDAVFNAHVHQVQILELERVAEDLAIQGAEIQAARESFESEIEKIGVVSIENSEVIQPVTLKENSPKAVAVDPISPTLESTPCSQSAEVSEVTVESKEKHVSTEKLSATGENTPVRAMLQVVAGEATPNNRKGGETAITAIVPSEESAVMMDTVVLVAPEEKATSSVSKASMSDTFVSAKKMSRKVKEEVHRDKEIENRSAEIAQTVIQDAVDKVSEDGPTGNNADKPGSLIPTPVKAIATTEKEVEVATEPVVITDTPSPVLCKKTVKKAPVQLCVATEVTESIPIEVIETLEGEKGVGKEKKLEKRLKTAEIKVSEETVVEEEVGEIGGKREKSKKGDGGKTQPEEKKAIHMPIQVVLQEAEEVEEPPVEVEVTSELNGESSPSAKNPPRIKKLSSLSEEPQVPGSEEAAGCNQDTETTGSKSSVKCAEVMAQVIEVIEEAVKEIEPMSTELTAAS
- the akap12b gene encoding A-kinase anchor protein 12b isoform X2; translation: MLGTITLTVGQPDGGTVAPKEEAPENMDTLPDEVTPQLNGEKLDKESPEANSLSSVEVKSTEEKGEDPGEVGFKKIFTIVGLKFTVKKDKSEETDPVKLLTVKDKDGEEVSETDEPTKEKETETEEEDSKTETMETEKETSTSKEPEKAETPDGTSAEASIEGAKAEGAKTEGAKTEEVEKESETPPTPKETISPFRKLFFVGLFSNLRKKSSLRRMKEEEEAAKANETAEAKEENDVKEEKTKEENAESEQEVKSEASATPVEEQLEPKEEATTPPKEEKSDTAAEAPAETSSPTDTTDESKPEDQKAEAAAKDEAAPAEVTSEAELQSSQEKTKIHGSPLKKLFTGSGLKKLSTKRQKSKKDTGEQLQSSTESEEGPKAESGPSSPESPATGEPVTEGNQNESSQETEGEVASDGEKKKDSVIASFRKLVTPKKHAKRLSDSDDEATSDKPAKSATLSSSESAPLAEKGDEEETKEEKVPEEEPKTDNSEKLTTSTEEAKKKMDTSVSWEALMCMGGPKKRTRKTSDSDDDETKAEEEAPAAAEAAEEEGGQEEKIEPAAVTPQETESEAAAAPAPEPVSAPPVRESPWATLKRLVASKNKPKVEVKPESSAELVQPEAEAPKEESSFSLKKLFPGRKKKVVEKPPSPEQEEDSETPAVVPLSEYDDQTPAEQVSPEETAEVQNKVSAEDRTPSWIPASVEDADDRRDQLSDITEEAENAATPKSIDTDNTEDDTDDIVPPPNRGNMGRRLSTAEVKPITPAPDASTSPVPKSPETESAVETLGRIKPQISEVPFQTCVTVEDPPVNVATVAIEQEPETDIIESTTKTFLEAHKRSDATAICIGLETKESVDPPVEEPVEPTVESAPALKSAQTTELAVQEKSDAVEEASVSEDAVFNAHVHQVQILELERVAEDLAIQGAEIQAARESFESEIEKIGVVSIENSEVIQPVTLKENSPKAVAVDPISPTLESTPCSQSAEVSEVTVESKEKHVSTEKLSATGENTPVRAMLQVVAGEATPNNRKGGETAITAIVPSEESAVMMDTVVLVAPEEKATSSVSKASMSDTFVSAKKMSRKVKEEVHRDKEIENRSAEIAQTVIQDAVDKVSEDGPTGNNADKPGSLIPTPVKAIATTEKEVEVATEPVVITDTPSPVLCKKTVKKAPVQLCVATEVTESIPIEVIETLEGEKGVGKEKKLEKRLKTAEIKVSEETVVEEEVGEIGGKREKSKKGDGGKTQPEEKKAIHMPIQVVLQEAEEVEEPPVEVEVTSELNGESSPSAKNPPRIKKLSSLSEEPQVPGSEEAAGCNQDTETTGSKSSVKCAEVMAQVIEVIEEAVKEIEPMSTELTAAS